tGACTTCTTATAGCAAAGAGCCCAGCCACTTGTGCGAGTGAGGAGAAGTGGCCTCCCTCATTGGGGTGAAAAGAGCCGCTGAGCCAGGAGAGGATGTCTACTGGGAAGTGGCTGCCTGGACAGGGTAAGCAGGGGCTGTGGTCCTTTCTGAGCCTTGCCTCTCTGCTCACATGGAAGGATCTGTACCCGGTGATCACTGGGGGCGTCCCCGAGACCACGGAGCTGCTCAAGGAGAGATTTGACCACATCATGTACACCGGGGGCACCAATGTGGCAAAAATCATTATGACAGCCGCAGCCAAGCACCTGACCCCTGTCACCCTGGAGCTGGGTGGAAAGAGCCCTTGCTATGTGGACAAAGACTGTGACCTGGACACTGCCTGCAGGTAAGGAGGCTCGGAGCCTGTCTGAGCTGGAGTGCCCATTCTGACTGCCCGCTGTCTCACCAGGACTACAGTTGTGCTCTGAGTGACACAGCCACTTCCCGGCCTCAGAGGGCCTGCAGTCCTGGCCAGGAGCTCGGGTGGGTGGGTTGGGAGGAAGTGGGTGTGTGGGAACGGAGGAGCGGGCGCCCAGGAAGGCTTCCCTCAGAGGAGAAGTCTAGCCAGAGCTCTGCCTGATTTCCATCTCCCACTGCATAGCCTTCCGGGTGGTGGGCGGCGGGGCCCCAGCAGCAGGGACACCTGGCGGGCAGGACTGAGGGGCAGGAATAGAGAGGCTCAAAGGCTGCCCACTCCGGACAATGCCCTCGGAAGTCCCCCGCAGTCTCTGGTGAGGTTAACATGTGTGGTCTCACCGGCCCCTGGGGACCCATTCAGAGTTTGTCCAGTCCGGAATCCAGAACCCAGTGGACCAACAGGGAGAACCCTGCTGGGAGGCTCATAACCTCTGGCCTCTGCTGACCACAGAGCTCTCCCCTAGCATGCTCAGCCCGTGAGCCTCGGTCCTGAGCTGATGGAACAAGGTGCTTGCTCTCAGGTAGCCTCTCCTGCCTTGAAAAACACAGTCTAACCTGGGGTTTTCACAGACGTATTGCCTGGGGGAAGTACATGAACAGCGGCCAGACCTGCGTGGCCCCCGACTACATCCTCTGTGACCCCTCCATCCAGAACCAAGTCGTGGAGAAGCTCATAAAGGCTGTGAAGGTGAGTGTTGGCCACAGGGGGTGGGGGTAAGATGCGACAAGGCAGAGAGGTGGGTGGGGGCTTCAGAAAATACCGGAtccctttttcttaatttttaaaaaaattttatttagaaaattaaattgcaCAGGTTGGCATTGATCATAAGAGTACACAAGTTTCAGGTCAATGGATccctttttttctgataaaagtaATCCACAGTCTGTAGATAATTAGGAAAAGATTAAAAAGCATAAAGGGTAAAAAAATGTCCCGCCCAGAATGCTGTCCCCCGAGGACAGTCCCTGCTCACTGGTTCCTCCCCCGTTCCTTCCTGTGGGCACACTCCCCTGTGCTCCTCACCTGATGTCCAGACACTGGGCAGGTGTTTCTCTGGAACAGGGCCGCCTCGGGCACTGATGTGCTGTGATAACCATAGCGTGCTCCCGATGTTGTGGCCTCCCAGGCGTTGTTGGTGGCATggtgccactgcccactgccctggccaggcagtgccCATGTGCTTTCCCAGGCTGGGGTCGCTGTCAACCTTGCAGCCTTTGGCTGTGACGAGAGTCTGTGTCCTTCCTGAAGCCTGTCACCTCTCCTCCGCAGGAGTTCTACGGGGAAGACGCCCAGAAGTCTCGTGACTATGCAAGAATGATTAACGACCGGCACTTCAAGAGGGTGATGGGCCTGATTGAGGGCCAGAAGGTGGCCTACGGGGGCACCGGGGACGCAGCCACCCGGTACATAGGTGTGTGTGCTCATCATTTGGAGACCATTGCCCACCCACCCAGCTTCCCACGCTGCCAGGGTCCCAGCAAGTTGGTAGCAAATTGGCACAGAGATTGCAGAGCAGATAACCCCCTTGTCCTGCCCCTCACTGAGCCTCTGCAGACTTCCCAGTAAGGGAGCTGCAGGAGCAAGCTGGAAGCCGAGACTGGCTGGGCGGGCGAGCGTGTCGGCACAGCTAACTCTGGTTTGCTTCCTGCCTCAGCGCCCACCATCCTCACGGACGTGGACCCCGAGTCCCCGGTGATGCAGGAGGAGATCTTTGGGCCCGTGATGCCCATTGTGTGTGTGCGCAGCCTGGACGAGGCCATCCGGTTCATCAACCACCGCGAGAAGCCCCTGGATCTCTACGTGTTCTCCGATAACGACAAGGTGGCTGGGGGTGCCCACCCTCCAGGTTCCGGGGCTCCCGGGCATAGCTCTCAGTGTAAACAGGGTCTGTGTTCTGTGGACCTGGGTTCCAATCCCAGCTCCCCTGTCCAGCACTGTGTGGTCTGGGCCAGTCATTTGTCCTTTGAACAAGATGACCATCGTGCAGTCATGGGACCTGTTGTCCTCTTCCCCCCAGTAAGACCCCGACGGGGGCTCAGGGAGCAGACCTCAGCCGGGGTTTCGCCTCCACCAGCTCACATCATTGGGGCTCCAGGGTGCCCCCAGACAGGGTGGAGGGGCCTGGGGTTCCTGGGGCCACATCCTGAGGCCAGGGCTTGGTTCTGTTGCAGGTGATCAAGAAGATGATTGCAGAGACATCGAGTGGTGGGGCGACAGGCAATGATGTCATCATCCATCTCTCTGTGCACACTCTGCCCTTTGGGGGTGTGGGTGAGTTTGGGCTGGACGTCACTGCCTACCTGCCCCCTACAAGTGTCCCCTCCGACCATGGGCTGGGAGTTCAGGAGGGGCAGAGCCCCCCTGGGCCTCCGACGCCCACTAATGTTTCTGGTGTGGCCCTCTGACCTCTGCCAGCACATCCATCAGCCACACTTGACCCTTAGACCCTCGAGGGTCCAGTAGGTTTCTGTATGGCCAGGAGTCACCaccgtcatggccatgcacatgcaggttctcactggattcgggcagactgtaaagaaacagcggagccaaagaatggtgggcctTTCCTTTGTTCAAGTCTCGCTCTGGTCGACGGAgcagacacacagggaaaacacttccccttcactcagggctcccaacgCCACTGATACACTCTCCAgttccataaccaggagaatcttctccggatCCTCCTAGgggcccaccagtctcagcggaggccccaccagtctcagcggagctcgcaaaagcccctcagctctggttctccatctgcacaccttctctctctctgccaacatggcttctctctcagcatccTGTGtactctctgctctcactctgcaaacatggcttctttctgcctcttattCTTCTTCAGCTCTCTCTTTTCAACACTCTCTGGCAtggaaacctctcctccagcaaacattagcaaaacagtggCCCTCCCCAAGCAGGAAGAAAATTTGGAATTTCACAGATCAGATTACCtggcaccatttttaacaataaaagtgaccaaactcaaaaaacacaaattttacaaacatatttgcCCAACAGTCACCTAGCGCCCTGGGCCGGCGTTCGGGAGGCCCTGAGAGAAGCAACACggccgaggtcacacagctgtcCTGTGCCGTAGCTGGGGTTAAACGCCTCTTGGGTTCCCAGTGCCTCCTCTAAAGGGACAGCCAAGGATGAGCAACCCCTCGGAGGGCCTGGGGGTCCTGGGGCCCCTGGGCCTGAGCGTCTCCTCCCCGCAGGGAACAGCGGCATGGGAAGCTACCACGGCAAGCAAAGCTTCATCACCTTCTCCCACCGCCGCTCCTGCCTGGTGAGGTCTCTGCAGAAGGACGACCCTTTCAAAGGCCGATACCCTCCCAGCCCGCCTAAGGTGAGAGTTGGGGGGGAGACCGGCCGGGGGCCTCTGGGCCTGCGGGAGGAAGGGGCCTCACtgcactccccaccccctgtccTCCTCACAGGTGACTGATGAGGAAGCTGCCACGGCTGACCCCCCTGCTCAGCATCCCCGTGCTCCTGCCCCATAGAGAAGTGCTCCTgggctccccttcctcctccgtgAATCCgtgcctacccccccccccccgtgatcaTGCAGGCCCTGGGTCCCCTCCCCATACCCCTGCCCCTTTGCTGGACTTGTAAGACCAATAAAGTGTTCCGGATGGACAGTGATGTGCACACGTGCCTCATTTGCAgccctgcgcccccccccccccccgccccacaaaCACAGACCGGTTCCTTCACCATCCCTCACAACAATTAGCATCTAGACAAGCAGTGAAGGGCTCTCCCAAAGTCTCAAATTagtaccccccccccagggatacaacaggaagggggagggatggagggggtGTGggcatggagaaacagatggtctcttctcctgggtgccctggccgggaatcgaaccccggacgtCCATaccccaggccgatgctgtattcactgagccaccagccaggtccTACACAAACGAGTTTTAAAGCTCCTTTCTCCATGTGACCAGGACTTAAGAGCTGCTGCTTGTGACAGCAACACCACCCTTTACACAAGCTTCCAGTTTGCCACCCACcacccctctccccgcccccatctGATCACTTTACAAAGTCGTTGTTGACTTGGCTTGTTTTCCTTCTGCTTTCCTGGTTCTGGGGTGGAGGGGGTCAACTTCATGTTGAAAGATGAGGGAGGAGATGAGCTGGATGAAGGCGATTTACAAACAGTGAAAACCGCTTCAAGGGAGGGTAGAGGAGTGACCAGCTGTGGTCTCACACATCTGCCTCCATCCGCACCGCAGGGCACAGAGCGGATGCCCAGCAACATCTGTTAAATGGCAGAGGAAGGGGCTTTCAGATGCCTACCTTCCCAAGCGTGTCTGGTGTCCTGGACGACCAGACCACGCCGAGGGAGGTCCCTGGAGTCATCACTGGTTCCTGGACTCCTCTCTGCTCTTCCACAAGCCGGCGGATCCGCGTATCAGTGGAGAaagcgtcccccccccccagcctgcagGCCCCCAGGCTGGAGACCTCCGCCTCAGTGGGGCCCCGGTACCATGCCTGGCCGCGGTGTGCCCTTCCACGGAGCTGCGTGCGCACTCACTGTGACTCGAGCCTCACCCATTGACCTCCTGTAATCACCAACCCCGGAGAACGGCCTCTGGCAGTTGTACTTTGGGAGCCTGGAAGAGGTCCCGTTGGGGCTGAATCAATCCACATGTCCCACGCCCATGGCAAACACAGCAGGGCGTTTTTTGAAGATTGGATGTGAGCCCCACCCAGCCCTCAAAGACACATTCTTGCATTTTAGAGTAGGACAAAATGAGACAACTGAAAGCCTAATCCCCAAGCTGGCACTCCTAGGAAGCAGGCCCTGATGTTGCTACGCCCCACATTTGAACATTGTTTTGGTGTGGTTACACAACTTTCCAGGGTGGGGCTGCCCAGGCCGAGTGGGCGGGGTGGGCGGGGAGGAGGGCGGAGCTTGCTGGAGAAGGGCGGGGCTTGAGGGGAAAAGGTCCTTAAATGCATCCTCTTGGCTAAGGAGAGCATTCATTCAGGGAGCTGCAGCCACCAGGAGAGACTCTATCAAAGGTACGCCTCTTCCTGTCTTCCTCCCAAGTTCTTTCCTTCCCTAGGTGGGAAGAGCTAGCCAATGCCCGCGCTAGGAGCGGAGTGCGTCTCTGTGGCTGGTCCTCTTCACCCCCAGGAGTCTCTAATGAGAAGTCTTGGCCTGGGTGCCCTGAGGGTCCGAAGCCACCTCTGGCCACTCTGCCATCCCCTGCATCCGACCCTGGCACAGGGCGGTGGGGGTCCTGAGGATCTGAGAAATGGGGGGCCGGGGCGATGATGGGTGAGAAGCCCTGATTTACCGCCCTGGGCAGCAGCAGAGCTCAGTGGTTAAAAGGCGTGAGCTGAGGATAGAGATAGAAGCCGTTCAAATACTGACTTTGCCAGGCCACTTGCTAACGGAGACGAAAGTCAGAGCATGTACAGTATTCCAGCCTCACTCTCCTCAACTGTAGAATGGACCTAGAGCAGTTGCAGAGTTTTTTTTTAGGAGAAGAAGGGTGATGGTGGGAGAGCCAACTACGGGGATGCCTGGGGACAAAGTCCTTACAGGCTAGCCGGGCAGGACCCAGGGATGTAGGAAGGTGgactcccctgctctcactgggGGGACAGGTGAACCGTGAGGCAGTTTCTGCTCTGTTAATCTTTGTAATAACTGTGAGGGGCGCTGCGTTGATCACCCTCCACAAAGGAGGCAGAAGGCGGCTCCTCCCAGAGACCATGCAGTGCTGAGCACTGGACTTGGGGAGGACGAAGCCCTCTCACTGGGTCCCCCTGGCTCACTCACACCGGCTATCCTGCCGTGGGCCGCCCGGCCTTGGTGGCCAATGCCTGGAGGCCGCTGCTCTGGGTTGACCGCAGgttagggagggaaggaggacctTGCTGTTGGACTGTGTGCCTTGGCTCAAGGTCAGCAGGGGCACCCAGGGAGAGGGCTCCCTCCAGCTCCCCATCAGAACTAGGGTCTGCAGGTGAACACAAAGACCAGCACTAACATCACCCATGAGGAGGTACACACCGCGTGTTCCCGCTATTCTATAGCCTGTTCTCTCTCTTAGCCCTCGTTTCAGCGGATACTTCCAGCTCAGGGAGGTAGCTCCCTTTATGAAGGTGTTGGAAcacctgctctgtctctctctctcctaaatacTGCACAGCAGCTTACGTAGGTGCAGCATAGTTTATTTACATTGTTTCCTGCTGAACAATTAGAATGTTTCCCGTATTTCTCTGTTATAAACACACCTAATGAGCTTTTCTTATTCACTTTAGAATATCCTATTATTTTCTATAGGCTCCtgagcatcaactcctagttgtggcaatttagtcggtcgttgattgctttctcgtatgtttCTTGACGAGGCGGTGTcctgggggagctccagctgagccagtgaccccttgctcaacctggGGTCCAGCCAACAACcctggggtcctgtctatgatcccacgctcaagccggcaacagcTAGTGAGCCCgaactcaaggcagcaacctttcggttccgaacctgggttctcagtgtctcaGACCAGCgctgtattcactgcgccaccgggTGGTCACTGGAGTAAAACATTTGAAAGGCTTTGTCAAATGCAAAGGCGGCCCAGTTTGTCCACGAGGGTCCCTGTGCGGCAGCAGAATGGCCTCCCCGCTCTCTGCCGGCAAGCGCGTCGTGTCTCCCTGGGTCGCGGGGGGCGCACTGGTTTAAAGACTAAGCCTGGTTCTGCCTTCGAGTGAATCAGTGAGAATAACTGCGGACGTGTGACGCTAAGGTGTTGTTTCATCAGCCTGGGTGTGCACTCACCACCTGTGCGCGCCATCCACTGGGGGGTCGGCCTGGCCCATAGGGCGGAGCTCTtgcagcccccccgccccccctccccacagaaGCGTGCCGGGAGAGGCTGTCCCAGCAAACCCCTGAGGACCCGCCATCTGTAGTCCCACGTGGGGTCTCGTGTCACTGTTACCCGGCCCTCAGTGCCGACGAGTTGGCCGCCGGCTCAGGCGGTgtcggtgggggtgggggtgtccacAGGACCAGAAGGGTCCAGACAGCGGGGATGTGGGGGGGGGACTGCCAGCGCTCTGGGATCTTCCTTTTCCTATGGAATGAACCGGCTGGAGGGGCCGTGAGGGCGCCGCCGTGGGGAAAGCTGGGCACGGGGCGGGGAAAGCGGACACCACGCACCCCGTCCCCGGCTGCACGCGGCGCTGTCTCTCTCCGCAGGAACCATGAGCAGAATCAGCGAGGTCGTGCAGCGGGCGCGCGCCGCCTTCGACTCGGGCAAGACCCGCCCCCTGCAGTTCCGGCTGCAGCAGCTGGAGGCGCTGCGGCGCATGATCAAGGAGCGCGAGAAGGACATCGCGGCCGCGCTGGCGGAGGACCTGCACAGGGTGCTCGCCCCGACCCCCATCCCCCcgcaccccacaccccacccctctTCTGCAGCCTCCCCCCCACTCCACGAGGACGCCAGCAGCACTCCCTTCCTCCCGTGGCGGCGTTTCTCCTGGATTCCCTCCTAATTCTCTCTGTGGCACCCTCTTACTTGCACCCCCTTCTTGAAGGTGGTCTTCTTAGGGCTCCATCCTGGGGTCAGGTGCCATTTTAATCTGTGTTTCCAGACACTCATTGGTCGGGTTCCCTCCACTCAATAATGTCTCTCAACTCACTGCCCTTCAGAGCATCTTAAACTCAACGTATCCAAACCTGCTTGGACCCCTCACACACACAACCCCCAGCACTGGCAGAAAGGAGCCCTCAAAGACCCACCGCTCCAATGGCTACTGCTCAGCTTTATACCCCCAGTGCCTCTCTGGCTTGTCCCCCTGGGGAGCCCATGACGAATGGCCTCCATCACCCTGGCGCTTGAACACGCTGGCTCTGTTCAGTGAGCCCACCCTGCAGTGCTAGGATGTACAGATCATGCTCGCATTGTGCAGATTGGGAGACAGGAGGTTAGGAGCGTAACAGGGCTATTCAGGGTCACAAGGCTGGGAGCCGTGAGCCAGGACCCATGCTGCCCCACTCAGAGCTCTGGGGCTGGCGAACTCACCAGAGACCTCTCCCCATAGAACGAATGGACCGCGTTCAACGATGAGATTGTGTATTGCCTGGAAGAACTTGAGTTTGCCATTAAGAAGCTCCCCGAGTGGATTCTGGATGAGCCCGTGGAGGGGACTGCCCAAACCAAGCAGGACGAGTGCTACATCCACTCGGAGCCCCTGGGCGTGGTCCTCATCATTGGCACCTGGAACTATCCCTTCGACCTCACCGTGCAGCCCATGGTGGGCGCCATTGCTGCAGGTACCGAGGGCCTCCTTCCGGGGGGACGGAGGGAGGATCACTGGTCCTCACTGCGGAGTGGGGCTGGGGGGCTCAGGGTTGTGAGGAGAGGGGTCCTGGGCTCAGACAGCAGTTTGTCGGGTCTGTGTGCCACAGGATACTGCAGGAACCAAACATTTTATTCCGGGCCTCCTGGTGCCCTCAGGGAACAGCGTGTCTCACATGGCCAGGTGGTGCCTCTCCCTGCCGTGTGTGAGGGGTTTTGGGCAGCATCAGCTAAGATGTACCAGGGTTTTCTTACCCGTCATCTCGTTTGGCTTGGGCTACAGGCACTTCtgtcccctttctcctttctactTTTCCCACATCTCATCAGCCACACGGCACCGGTGGTCAGGACCTGGGCGTGGTGCCCACAGCTCTCTGTCCACTCTTCCGGGGACACAGGAGATGGAAAGAGGCACCAGGCTGGGTCCCTGGGAGGGCAGGGCTTTGAGGTGGGGCCACAGTGACATCTGTGTGCTCTGCAGGGAATGCAGTGGTCATCAAGCCCTCGGAGGTGAGCGAGAACATGGCAAAACTGCTGGCCACCATCATCCCTCAGTACCTGGATAAGGTGAGATGCTCTCAGGGACACGTGGACACTGTGTTGAGACCAGGTTTCCCAAGGTTgagagacactttttttttttagagagtcacagagagagagagaaagaacaaagagacagaccgacaagaagggagagagatgagaagcatgaatttgtAGTTGAGGTGttatagttcattgattgctttctgatacatgccttgatgggggtgggaggcttgagatgagccagtgacctcttactcaagccagcgatcttgggcttcaagccagcaaccaggtgGTCATGTCTCCAATcgatgcttaagccagcaaatccactctcaagctggtgagcccacactcaagccggcgacctcggggtttcaattTAGGATcttagtgttccaggtggatgctctgtcaactctgccaccatctggtcaggcaagatagtGACTTCTTATAGCAAAGAGCCCAGCTGCTTGTGCGAGTGAGGAGAAGTGGCCTCCCTCGTTGGGGTGAAAAGAGCCGCTGAGCCAGGAGAGGATGTCTACTGGGCAGTGGCTGCCTGGACAGGGTGAGCAGGGGCTGTGGTCCTTTCTGAGCCTTGCCTCTCTGTTCGCACGGAAGGATCTGTACCCGGTGGTCACTGGGGGCGTCCCCGAGACCACAGAGCTGCTCAAGCAGAGATTTGACCACATCCTGTATACCGGGAGCACCGGTGTGGGGAAGATTGTCATGACAGCCGCAGCCAAGCACCTGACCCCTGTCACCCTGGAGCTGGGTGGAAAGAGCCCTTGCTATGTGGACAAAGACTGTGACCTGGACACTGCCTGCAGGTAAGGAGGCTCGGAGCCTGTCTGAGCTGGAGTGCCCATTCTGACTGCCCGCTGTCTCACCAGGACTACAGTTGTGCTCTGAGTGACACAGCCATTTCCTGGCCTCAGAGGGCCATTGTCCTGGCCAGGAGCTCGGGTGGGTGGGTTGGGAGGAAGTGGGTGTGTGGGAACGGAGGAGCGGGCACCCAGGAAGGCTTCCCTCAGAGGAGAAGTCTAGCCAGAGCTCTGCCTGATTTCCATCTCCCACTGCATAGCCTTCTGGGTGGTGGGCGGCGGGGCCCCAGCAGCAGGGACACCCGGCGGGCAGGACTGAAGGGCAGGAATAGAGAGGCTCAAAGGCTGCCCACTCCGGATAATGCCCTCGGAAGTCCCCCGCAGTCTCTGGTGAGGTTAACATGTGTGGTCTCACCGGCCCCTGGGACCCCATTCAGAGTTTGTCCAGTCCGG
The DNA window shown above is from Saccopteryx bilineata isolate mSacBil1 chromosome 2, mSacBil1_pri_phased_curated, whole genome shotgun sequence and carries:
- the LOC136327297 gene encoding aldehyde dehydrogenase, dimeric NADP-preferring-like, yielding MHPLGPRRAFIQGAAATRRDSIKGAMSGISEVVQRARAAFDSGKARPLQFRLQQLEALRRMIKERQNDLAAALERDLHRNEWTAYNDEIVYVLDEIDYTIKNLPEWILDEPVEGTARTRQDENYIHSEPLGVVLIIGTWNYPFDLTVQPMVGAIAAGNAVILKPSEVSENMANTLATVIPQYLDKDLYPVITGGVPETTELLKERFDHIMYTGGTNVAKIIMTAAAKHLTPVTLELGGKSPCYVDKDCDLDTACRRIAWGKYMNSGQTCVAPDYILCDPSIQNQVVEKLIKAVKEFYGEDAQKSRDYARMINDRHFKRVMGLIEGQKVAYGGTGDAATRYIAPTILTDVDPESPVMQEEIFGPVMPIVCVRSLDEAIRFINHREKPLDLYVFSDNDKVIKKMIAETSSGGATGNDVIIHLSVHTLPFGGVGNSGMGSYHGKQSFITFSHRRSCLVRSLQKDDPFKGRYPPSPPKVTDEEAATADPPAQHPRAPAP
- the LOC136327299 gene encoding aldehyde dehydrogenase, dimeric NADP-preferring, coding for MSRISEVVQRARAAFDSGKTRPLQFRLQQLEALRRMIKEREKDIAAALAEDLHRNEWTAFNDEIVYCLEELEFAIKKLPEWILDEPVEGTAQTKQDECYIHSEPLGVVLIIGTWNYPFDLTVQPMVGAIAAGNAVVIKPSEVSENMAKLLATIIPQYLDKDLYPVVTGGVPETTELLKQRFDHILYTGSTGVGKIVMTAAAKHLTPVTLELGGKSPCYVDKDCDLDTACRRIAWGKYMNSGQTCVAPDYILCDPSIQNQVVEKLKKAVKEFYGEDAQKSRDYGRIANSRHFQRVMGLIEGQKVAYGGTGDAATRYIAPTILTDVDPESPVMQEEIFGPVMPIVCVRSLDEAIRFINHREKPLALYVFSNNDKVIKKMIAETSSGGVTANDVIIHLSVHTLPFGGVGNSGMGSYHGKQSFITFSHRRSCLVRSLQKDDPFKGRYPPSLPKMTRH